The Planktothrix agardhii NIES-204 genomic interval CTGGCCGGAATCATGGCTGCCAAACAAACAGCCCAGTTAATTCCCCTATGTCATCCCTTGCCCTTAAGCAAAATTGATGTCCAAATTCTGCCCGATCCCAAATTACCCGGGTATCAGATTCGGGCGGAAGTTATTACCAAAGCGGAAACCGGGGTGGAAATGGAGGCATTAACGGCCGTTTCCGTGGCGGCTTTGACCCTCTATGACATGGCTAAAGCCCTAGAAAAATCCATTGTGATTGAGGCAATTCGCCTGTTGAGTAAAACCGGGGGAAAATCAGGGGACTACCAACAACAGATAGAAGTCAATCCCAGTTAGGCCTAAAATGGAATAGAAAATCTTGGGAATTAATTGTCTATGCCTCCTCGTTGGCC includes:
- a CDS encoding molybdenum cofactor biosynthesis protein C, translated to MANIFSDSSDRLSHLDETGEARMVDVSGKVATRRQAIAGGQVRMLKVTFAAIEAGNAPKGDVLGTAKLAGIMAAKQTAQLIPLCHPLPLSKIDVQILPDPKLPGYQIRAEVITKAETGVEMEALTAVSVAALTLYDMAKALEKSIVIEAIRLLSKTGGKSGDYQQQIEVNPS